A window of the Rutidosis leptorrhynchoides isolate AG116_Rl617_1_P2 unplaced genomic scaffold, CSIRO_AGI_Rlap_v1 contig573, whole genome shotgun sequence genome harbors these coding sequences:
- the LOC139884585 gene encoding LOW QUALITY PROTEIN: pentatricopeptide repeat-containing protein At2g34400-like (The sequence of the model RefSeq protein was modified relative to this genomic sequence to represent the inferred CDS: inserted 2 bases in 2 codons): MNRLKKTAQEEEVALPRTMLKAQVLLTHLAPRQLSLLKSQPVPVPVHSPKQIHCESLLSILRRCTSTRTVQQVHSQMLASSVDKPNFLLAKLVDLKDVSYASLXFSRIPRPNDYAFNVMIRGLTTTRHDYSLTLHFYYRMKRVGVKPNNFTYPFLFIACANLLELDHGRAAHSSVFKTGLDSDSHTSHSLIMMYAKCRELENARKVFDEITDRDVVSWNSMISGYAKMGFAADAVELFRKMGEKGFMPDEMTVVSTLTACEXLGDLTFGKWIEGYVLDNRMKLNSYVGSALIDMYGKCGDLTSARRIFDKMVKRDIVTWNAMITGYAQNGMAEEAITLFSTMREVGIDPDKITLLGVLSSCASIGALELGGWVDTYVSHNGLRHDVYIGTALIDMYAKCGSLDNALEVFEDLPQKNEVSWNAMISALAFHGRAKESLALFDHMLKEGGHVYPNDITFVGVLSACVHGGLVTEGRRLFAMMCTSFGLVPKIEHYSCMVDLFSRAGLLYEAWSFIEKMPGKPDEVVLGSLLGACQKRRNADIGERVMQLLLEIEPSNSGNYVISSKLYADVKKWDESARMRILMRQRGITKTPGCSWFEIETQLHEFHAGDGLHHGTVEMYEVLVDEMKREGYIPKADNSEETEDQ; the protein is encoded by the exons ATGAATAGGTTAAAGAAAACGGCTCAGGAGGAGGAGGTGGCTCTCCCTCGTACGATGCTCAAAGCACAAGTCCTCCTAACCCACCTTGCTCCCCGCCAACTGAGCCTTTTGAAATCCCAACCAGTCCCAGTCCCAGTCCATTCGCCGAAGCAGATTCACTGCGAGTCGCTCCTGTCCATCTTGAGAAGATGTACTTCCACGAGGACGGTCCAGCAAGTCCACTCCCAGATGCTCGCGAGCTCCGTCGACAAGCCCAACTTCCTCCTCGCGAAGCTCGTCGACCTCAAGGACGTGTCCTACGCTTCCC GTTTCTCTCGGATCCCTCGACCCAATGACTACGCCTTCAATGTCATGATCCGGGGCTTGACCACAACGCGGCACGACTACTCCCTGACGCTGCACTTCTATTACCGAATGAAACGTGTAGGAGTGAAACCCAATAATTTCACGTACCCATTTCTGTTCATAGCTTGCGCGAATCTTCTCGAGTTGGACCATGGTCGGGCGGCTCATTCTTCGGTGTTTAAGACTGGGTTGGATTCGGACAGTCACACTAGTCACTCGTTGATTATGATGTACGCCAAGTGCCGGGAGCTGGAGAATGCACGCAAGGTGTTTGACGAAATTACCGACAGAGATGTGGTGTCGTGGAACTCGATGATCTCTGGGTATGCGAAAATGGGTTTTGCGGCGGACGCGGTCGAGCTGTTCAGGAAAATGGGGGAGAAAGGCTTCATGCCTGATGAAATGACTGTGGTGAGCACTCTCACGGCGTGTG ACTTGGGGGATCTGACATTTGGCAAGTGGATAGAGGGATATGTTCTGGATAACAGGATGAAGTTGAACTCTTACGTGGGATCTGCCTTGATTGATATGTATGGGAAATGTGGGGATTTGACATCAGCGAGGAGGATTTTTGATAAAATGGTTAAGAGGGATATAGTGACTTGGAATGCCATGATCACAGG TTATGCCCAAAATGGGATGGCTGAAGAAGCGATTACACTATTTAGCACGATGAGAGAGGTTGGCATTGATCCGGACAAAATTACATTGCTTGGCGTGTTGTCTTCATGTGCTTCAATTGGGGCCCTAGAGCTGGGCGGTTGGGTGGACACCTATGTGTCTCATAATGGCTTAAGGCATGATGTTTACATTGGTACTGCTTTAATTGATATGTATGCTAAGTGCGGAAGTTTAGACAATGCTCTTGAAGTTTTTGAAGACCTGCCTCAGAAAAATGAGGTCTCTTGGAATGCTATGATTTCTGCCCTAGCTTTTCATGGTCGAGCAAAGGAGTCATTAGCACTATTTGATCACATGTTGAAAGAGGGTGGGCATGTCTACCCAAATGACATCACGTTCGTTGGAGTACTCTCTGCATGTGTGCATGGTGGTCTGGTTACTGAGGGGCGCAGACTATTTGCTATGATGTGCACTTCATTTGGATTGGTCCCGAAAATTGAGCATTATTCTTGTATGGTTGATCTATTTTCTCGTGCTGGACTTTTATATGAGGCCTGGAGCTTCATTGAGAAGATGCCTGGAAAGCCAGATGAAGTTGTTCTGGGGTCATTGCTTGGTGCCTGTCAGAAACGGCGAAATGCAGATATTGGTGAGCGAGTGATGCAGCTTCTTCTGGAAATAGAACCTTCGAATTCTGGGAACTATGTTATATCATCAAAACTCTATGCTGATGTGAAAAAGTGGGATGAATCAGCGAGGATGAGAATATTGATGAGACAAAGGGGTATAACTAAGACACCTGGTTGCAGTTGGTTTGAAATTGAGACTCAGCTACATGAATTTCATGCTGGTGATGGTTTGCATCATGGCACAGTGGAGATGTATGAAGTATTGGTCGATGAGATGAAGAGGGAAGGTTACATCCCGAAAGCTGACAATTCCGAAGAAACTGAGGATCAGTAA